Proteins encoded by one window of Methanobacterium sp. CWC-01:
- the cbiQ gene encoding cobalt ECF transporter T component CbiQ, with protein sequence MEGLAEIDREARKESFMNNLDGRIKLISAMLIIIYAVSSANIMILAIMEVYLLILVSISNVTPKYALKRIALIIPFGGFVALIQPFFQPGNVIWTGPFGWLQITDYGLFFGALLLSRMVVAVTAIVFLSSSTSMQDLVASAQRLGVPHQLAMLLNLTVRYLFFFYDQLENILNAQSTRCFDIFNKKTSYKWRLRKVGETITMMFLRAFEQGEKVYLSMMSRGYSENTQTYRAKTRLDSKDYGFFSITLLFIAGLQLMNMFLL encoded by the coding sequence ATGGAAGGACTGGCTGAAATCGATCGAGAAGCTCGTAAAGAAAGCTTCATGAACAACTTAGATGGAAGGATAAAACTCATATCTGCAATGTTAATCATAATATACGCAGTTTCCAGTGCTAACATCATGATTCTGGCCATAATGGAAGTATACCTTTTAATCCTGGTTTCCATATCTAATGTTACCCCTAAATATGCCTTAAAGCGGATTGCCCTCATCATCCCATTCGGAGGATTCGTGGCCCTAATACAACCGTTCTTTCAGCCAGGAAATGTGATCTGGACCGGACCTTTTGGTTGGTTACAAATTACAGATTATGGTCTGTTTTTCGGAGCCTTACTCCTCTCTAGAATGGTAGTTGCAGTTACGGCCATTGTGTTTTTATCATCATCAACTTCCATGCAGGACCTGGTGGCCTCCGCACAGAGATTAGGAGTACCCCACCAGTTGGCTATGCTCCTGAACCTCACCGTTAGATATCTTTTTTTCTTCTACGATCAACTTGAGAATATATTAAATGCCCAGTCCACCCGCTGCTTTGACATATTCAATAAGAAGACCTCTTATAAGTGGAGGTTAAGAAAAGTAGGCGAAACAATCACTATGATGTTCCTTAGAGCATTTGAACAGGGGGAAAAGGTTTACCTGAGCATGATGTCCCGGGGTTATTCTGAAAATACCCAGACCTACCGGGCTAAAACTAGACTAGATTCCAAAGACTACGGCTTCTTCAGTATAACCTTGTTGTTCATCGCCGGTCTGCAATTAATGAACATGTTCCTTCTTTAA
- a CDS encoding PDGLE domain-containing protein: MNTQNRNLVMGGLAIAIVIAILAPFLASSNPDGLESAAESLEVPESEATFESPLPDYAIPGMEDNPWGGVAALIFGTILVVLVMLGLATFLSKRKR, from the coding sequence ATGAACACCCAAAATCGTAACTTAGTGATGGGTGGTCTGGCCATAGCCATAGTTATAGCCATTCTAGCACCCTTCTTGGCATCCAGCAATCCAGACGGATTGGAAAGTGCTGCAGAAAGTCTGGAAGTCCCTGAATCTGAAGCAACATTCGAATCACCATTACCTGACTACGCCATACCGGGAATGGAAGATAATCCCTGGGGTGGTGTTGCAGCCCTAATTTTCGGGACAATATTGGTGGTGCTAGTGATGCTGGGATTGGCAACCTTCCTCAGCAAAAGAAAAAGGTAA
- the cbiM gene encoding cobalt transporter CbiM yields the protein MHIPDGFIPLWQCAIYWIIALVALGISLRWARSNLDERNVPLLAVLAAGIFAIQAMNIPIPWGTSGHMVGAALIAIIFFSPWAAVLVLSIVLILQGLIFGDGGMTALGANIVNMGIIGGFVGFYAYKTLKGIGRVPAVFIASWASIFLASIACAFEMAWAGTFPLAEGIAFMGLYHAVIGCIEGVISVVVVLGIDRVRSDLLADWVSSSKQEALQ from the coding sequence ATGCATATACCAGATGGTTTTATTCCGTTATGGCAGTGCGCGATCTACTGGATCATTGCCCTGGTAGCGCTAGGTATTTCGCTTAGATGGGCCCGATCGAACTTGGACGAAAGGAACGTTCCACTGTTGGCCGTTCTGGCCGCAGGTATATTCGCAATACAGGCTATGAACATACCAATACCCTGGGGAACCAGTGGTCATATGGTAGGCGCAGCATTGATAGCAATTATATTTTTCAGTCCCTGGGCTGCAGTACTGGTTCTGTCCATTGTGCTGATATTACAGGGATTGATATTTGGAGATGGTGGAATGACGGCTCTTGGAGCCAACATAGTCAACATGGGAATTATTGGTGGTTTTGTTGGATTCTATGCTTACAAAACACTCAAAGGAATTGGAAGAGTACCAGCAGTCTTTATTGCATCATGGGCCTCAATATTCCTGGCATCCATTGCCTGTGCCTTTGAAATGGCCTGGGCTGGTACTTTCCCACTGGCAGAAGGAATTGCCTTCATGGGACTTTATCACGCTGTGATTGGATGTATTGAAGGTGTGATCTCTGTAGTGGTAGTTCTGGGAATCGACAGGGTGAGATCAGACTTGTTAGCCGACTGGGTTAGCAGTAGTAAACAGGAGGCCCTGCAATGA